A genomic segment from Nocardiopsis sp. Huas11 encodes:
- a CDS encoding ferredoxin, with product MRVAVDQGVCIGSGQCTMITDRVFGQREDDGVVTLEDEHPPVEEHDLVRTAAVICPVSAISVSG from the coding sequence ATGCGCGTGGCGGTCGACCAGGGGGTGTGCATCGGCTCCGGACAGTGCACCATGATCACGGACCGGGTCTTCGGCCAACGGGAGGATGACGGCGTGGTGACGCTGGAGGACGAGCATCCTCCGGTGGAGGAACACGACCTTGTGCGTACGGCGGCCGTGATCTGTCCGGTTTCGGCCATATCCGTATCCGGGTGA
- the rfbB gene encoding dTDP-glucose 4,6-dehydratase, translating to MHTLVTGGAGFIGSAYVRALAADAAPEDRIVVLDKLTYAGNTANLAPVLDDPRVTLVRGDVSDGELVDTLARGQDRLVHFAAESHVDRSIASASAFTTTNVLGTQVLLDAALRHGVGTFLYVSTDEVYGSLDQGSWPETDPLDPNSPYAATKAAGDLLCLSYARTHGLDVRITRCSNNFGPYQYPEKIVPLFTTNLLLGLQVPLYGDGGNVRDWLHVDDHVRGIRLVLDRGRPGEVYNLGGGTELTNRRLTDALLDVLGRGPEMIAWVDDRKGHDRRYSVDWSKAARELGYRPRHDDFRESLRATVQWYRDHRDWWEPLRAGAGFAGGGVLTGKEN from the coding sequence GTGCACACCCTGGTGACCGGCGGCGCCGGCTTCATCGGTTCGGCGTACGTGCGCGCGCTGGCGGCCGACGCGGCTCCTGAGGACCGCATCGTCGTCCTGGACAAGCTCACCTACGCGGGCAACACCGCCAACCTCGCCCCCGTCCTGGACGACCCCCGGGTGACGCTGGTGCGCGGGGACGTGTCCGACGGGGAGCTGGTCGACACGCTGGCGCGCGGACAGGACCGGCTGGTGCACTTCGCCGCGGAGTCGCACGTGGACCGGTCGATCGCGTCGGCCTCGGCGTTCACGACGACCAACGTTCTGGGAACACAGGTCCTGCTCGACGCCGCGCTGCGCCACGGCGTCGGCACGTTCCTGTACGTGTCGACGGACGAGGTGTACGGCTCCCTCGATCAGGGCTCCTGGCCCGAGACCGACCCACTGGACCCGAACTCCCCCTACGCCGCGACCAAGGCCGCGGGCGACCTGCTGTGCCTGTCCTACGCGCGCACGCACGGACTCGACGTGCGGATCACGCGGTGTTCGAACAATTTCGGTCCCTATCAGTACCCGGAGAAGATCGTTCCGCTGTTCACCACCAACCTCCTGCTCGGGCTCCAGGTGCCGCTGTACGGGGACGGCGGCAACGTCCGGGACTGGCTGCACGTCGACGACCACGTCCGCGGCATCCGGCTGGTGCTCGACCGCGGCAGGCCGGGCGAGGTGTACAACCTGGGCGGCGGCACCGAGCTGACCAACCGCCGGCTGACCGACGCGCTCCTGGACGTCCTGGGCCGGGGCCCGGAGATGATCGCGTGGGTCGACGACCGCAAGGGCCACGACCGCAGGTACTCCGTCGACTGGTCCAAGGCCGCACGCGAGCTGGGCTACCGGCCGCGGCACGACGACTTCCGGGAGAGCCTGCGCGCCACGGTCCAGTGGTACCGCGACCACCGCGACTGGTGGGAGCCCCTGCGGGCCGGCGCCGGGTTCGCGGGTGGCGGAGTGCTCACAGGAAAGGAGAACTGA
- a CDS encoding acyl carrier protein, whose amino-acid sequence MTTSTRSHWDVQEWLSDRLAVILRIDRDTVSPGATFSELGLSSIQAVELAAELEDWSGHDVPATFVFDSPTIEDAAAYIVGLSSSGAGARG is encoded by the coding sequence ATGACCACGTCCACGAGAAGCCATTGGGACGTCCAGGAATGGCTGTCCGACCGCCTCGCGGTGATTCTGAGGATCGACCGCGACACCGTCTCCCCCGGAGCCACGTTCAGCGAGCTGGGACTGTCCTCCATCCAGGCGGTCGAGCTGGCCGCCGAGCTGGAGGACTGGAGCGGACACGACGTGCCCGCCACCTTCGTCTTCGACAGCCCCACCATCGAGGACGCCGCCGCGTACATCGTCGGCCTGTCCTCGTCGGGTGCGGGCGCACGAGGATAG